From Lycium ferocissimum isolate CSIRO_LF1 chromosome 12, AGI_CSIRO_Lferr_CH_V1, whole genome shotgun sequence, one genomic window encodes:
- the LOC132041128 gene encoding uncharacterized protein LOC132041128, which translates to MRALFIIYLILAPFGAEARTLLENHHVKVGFGYGRHAHLPPPSPASSPPTRDVSSVFGTRTDQKISSENTELFKKLFVSYLLPVSYVWNLIASSSCHDLSDIPDTKSDEQYWRRRPHQSPPSPRPSDRTRPKIIDSNCHDLSDIPDTKSDEKYSRRRPHRSPPSPRPLDRTGPIIINSNCHDLSDIPDMKSDEKYSRRRPHRSPPSPRPSDRTHPIIIDSNFHDHNNNNYGREGGRLAPPAPKYDPPIHQVTSKGGAQGLKGSLSSPYLAST; encoded by the exons ATGAGAGCTCTTTTTATCATCTACCTTATCCTTGCTCCTTTTGGAGCTGAAGCAAGAACTTTGCTAG AAAATCATCATGTGAAGGTTGGATTTGGTTATGGAAGGCATGCACATCTACCCCCACCATCTCCAGCTTCATCTCCACCAACCAGGGATGTATCCAGTGTTTTCGGTACTCGCACCGACCAGAAAATTAGCTCTGAAAACACTGAGCTTTTCAAGAAACTGTTCGTCTCATACCTTCTGCCTGTCTCATATGTCTGGAACCTGATCGCTTCATCATCTTGTCATGACCTTTCAGACATTCCTGACACGAAGTCCGATGAACAATACTGGAGGCGTAGGCCTCATCAATCGCCCCCATCTCCAAGGCCATCAGATCGCACACGTCCAAAAATTATCGACTCAAATTGTCATGACCTTTCAGACATTCCTGACACGAAGTCCGATGAAAAATACTCAAGGCGTAGGCCTCATCGATCGCCACCATCTCCAAGGCCATTAGATCGCACAGGTCCAATAATTATCAACTCAAATTGTCATGACCTTTCAGACATTCCTGACATGAAGTCCGATGAAAAATACTCGAGGCGTAGGCCTCATCGATCGCCACCATCTCCAAGGCCATCAGATCGCACACACCCAATAATTATCGACTCAAATTTTCAtgatcataataataataactacGGAAGGGAAGGTGGAAGACTAGCACCTCCGGCTCCAAAGTATGATCCTCCCATTCATCAAGTCACAAGCAAGGGTGGTGCCCAAGGACTGAAGGGATCACTTTCAAGTCCATATTTAGCCTCCACCTGA